A segment of the Candidatus Binataceae bacterium genome:
CGGCACGCCGCCCGAGGCGCATCAGCGCATCGTCGAGCGTCTGGCGCCATTGGTCGAAAGCGGCCTCAAGATCCTGCCGCAGGTTACGCCCCGCCCGATCCAGCAGTACTACACGATGCGCGAGCCGTTCATCTTTGCCGCGCTCGATTCGTGGAAGGGAATCTTCAACCGCAGCATCCAGGAACAGATGGCGCTCGTCGGCTCGTCGGACTTCCGCAACGCGTTCCGGGCCGAAATCGGAGACAGCGGCGGCAGCGCGATCTTCCGCGGCCGATGGGACCGCGTTCACGTAGTGCGGGTCGAAAACGAGCGCAATCGGCGCTTCCTCAACCTGAGCATCGCCGAAGTGGCGGCCGCAACCGGCAAGGACGCCGTCGACGCGCTGCTCGACCTCGCGCTGGACGAGCGGATGGAACTGGGCGTGACGCTTTCGGTGATCAACGTCAATCCCGACGTGGTGAGCCGGATCCTCAAGCTGCCCAATACGCTCATCGGCCTCAGCGACGCGGGCGCGCACGTCGCGCAGCATTGCGACGCCGGCCTCACCTCCTACCTGCTGCATGAATGGGTGCATCGCCGCGGCCTGCTGACGCTCGAAGAGGGCGTGCGGCGGCTGACCTCGGAGCTCGCCGACTTTCTCGAACTGGGCGGCAAGGGGCGGCTTGCGCCCGGGATGGACGCCGACCTCGTCATTTTCGATCCGGCGACAATCAAGCCGCTCAAACCCGAGTGGGTAAGCGATCTGCCCGGCAACGAGCCACGTTTGATCGAACGCGCGGAAGGAATCGAGTACACGATCGTCGGCGGCGAGGTTCTTTTTGCGCGCGGCCAATACCAGGGCGGATTGCCCGGCAAGGTGATGCGCACGGTTTCGCAAACGTTGTAGTCATTCATCGGGCCCGAACCTGTTGCGAAGCGGAGTTGACTGGAGATGAACGGAGCCGAGAGCCTGATCCTGACCGCTCTCAATTGCGGAGTCGACGTCTGCTTCGCCAACCCCGGCACGACCGAGATGCCGCTGGTCGCGGCGCTCGACGGCGCGCCACGGATGCGCTCGGTGCTGGCGCTGTTCGAGGGCGTCGTCACCGGCGCGGCGGACGGCTACGCGCGGATGGCCGACCGCCCGGCGCTGACGCTGACCCATCTCGGCCCCGGCTTCGCCAACGGGATCGCCAATCTGCACAACGCGCGGCGCGCGCATTCGCCAGTGGTCAACGTGATCGGCGACCACGCAACCTGGCATCTCAGGGCCGACGCGCCGCTGACCTCCGATATCGAATCGCTCGCGCGCCCGGTCTCCGCATGGGTGCGCCATTCGACCAGCGCTGGCGGTATCGCCGCCGACACCGCCGAGGCGATCGCCGAAGCGATGCGCGCGCCCGGCCATGGCTCGACGCTTATCGTTCCGGCCGATTGCCAATGGAGCGAAGCCGGCGCGGCCGCGGGGCCGCGTCCCGTCCC
Coding sequences within it:
- a CDS encoding acetolactate synthase large subunit, with amino-acid sequence MNGAESLILTALNCGVDVCFANPGTTEMPLVAALDGAPRMRSVLALFEGVVTGAADGYARMADRPALTLTHLGPGFANGIANLHNARRAHSPVVNVIGDHATWHLRADAPLTSDIESLARPVSAWVRHSTSAGGIAADTAEAIAEAMRAPGHGSTLIVPADCQWSEAGAAAGPRPVPPRPAAPESGVRAAAEVLGRDGAKSVLFMGGAALRERGLRAAARIAAKSGCRLICETFPARIERGGAMPPVEKLPYFPEMALDALSKSSSVILAGARAPVAFFGYPNTPSILIPEGRTVATL
- a CDS encoding amidohydrolase family protein, with protein sequence MAYDLLIRNAAICDGTGAPVRGGALAVSEGKIAAMGDVGGPARREIDADGAVLAPGFIDIHTHYDAQISWDPLLTCSSWHGVTTLLMGNCGVGVAPCRPGQQSTMAWDLVNVEALPHDVLMRGVTWDWESFPQYMAAVERRGVALNVGFLVPLSALRFYVIGEQAAERAATESETAEMARLYGEALRAGAAGVSLSLAPQHIGFQGRPLASRMASDGELRALCHTMRELGRGIIEILPNRGSTSVPNESGLDLLTMLARESARPVTWLALLDLPGTPPEAHQRIVERLAPLVESGLKILPQVTPRPIQQYYTMREPFIFAALDSWKGIFNRSIQEQMALVGSSDFRNAFRAEIGDSGGSAIFRGRWDRVHVVRVENERNRRFLNLSIAEVAAATGKDAVDALLDLALDERMELGVTLSVINVNPDVVSRILKLPNTLIGLSDAGAHVAQHCDAGLTSYLLHEWVHRRGLLTLEEGVRRLTSELADFLELGGKGRLAPGMDADLVIFDPATIKPLKPEWVSDLPGNEPRLIERAEGIEYTIVGGEVLFARGQYQGGLPGKVMRTVSQTL